In the Salvia miltiorrhiza cultivar Shanhuang (shh) chromosome 8, IMPLAD_Smil_shh, whole genome shotgun sequence genome, ccgagcccttaacgataagataagttaGTATCGTGTTTAGGACTACCGAGCCCTTAATGAACTAATAAtgaatggtcgagttagatGCCTTGAATCTTTCTGGCAAAAGCAAAGTTTTTAAGGAACGGGACACATATTTTCCACGTGTtttaaaggtttcaaaagaaacaaatgaatgaatgaatgaaagtTTATTTTATCGTTTTAAGTTCACTTCCTATACGATCAGAATGttgggtcctcttacaaactgtttgagtaccacctaAGAATACCttgggaatgttagtcgtgatagctccgcttgatcgatttaagtaaggactggtaagatatagacgtttaacatagatatgttataacgtagaAGCAATGAGATGAGATTAAGGATTCAGTTGAGTATTCCACTAAGATAGATCAGTTTCCACATAAAGTTAGCCTTTCACAGGGTTACACTATAGAAGAGATATACCTTgtgtatatctatgtatgtatacTTGTATGCATGCATGCGGAATAAGTCTCACTTTTGTGTTGATATCGTCCGTAAATCAGAATGGAAGATGCACCAAGAGGACGCGGTAGGGGAAGAGGACGTGGTCGCGGACGCggcaggggattcatccctgaGCAACCAATTCCACAAGTAGCACCGAATCGTATTGCTGAAGAAAAGTTTCGTAAGGAAAAACCTCCAATGTTTGATGGTCTGGGTGATCCCACAGACGCCGAGAAATGGGTCAGGGCAGTGGAGCGAATCTTCAGGTACATCCGTTGCGAAGATGAGGATAAAATACCTTGCGCAGCCTACCAACTGGTAGACGAAGCCAACTTTTGGTGGGAGTCGGTGAGGCTCACAATGACTGAGGAACAGTGGGAAAATTTCTcatgggaagattttaagaatgAGTTGTATGAGAAATACATACCAGGATGTTATAGACAGAAGAAACAGAATGAGTTCTGGAACTTGAAGCAGAGGGCTGGGACAGTGACTGAATACGACAGGGCTTTTAACCAACTGTCAAGATATGCTCCACTCTtagtggatactgatgagaagcgCACAGAGAAATTCAGGAACGAACTGCGCCACGAGATATCGATCTCCCTAGCAAGTCAGGGAGGTCTCACTTATGCATAAACTCTGAGCAGGGCTCTCACcattgagtcattgctaccaagggagaaaggaaaagCTCCTGAATAGTCTGGATttgtaccacctcaagatggtggtaaaggaaaaaggaaatggaacgATAGAACATGTGGAAACcctggaaatggaaatggatatgggaagaaaccatgggctgtaaaccaaaatcagaatcagcCTCAAAACCAACTGCATCAGGCAATTATTAAAACACCTTGCCCGAAGTGTCAAAAACTCCATCTGGGAGAATGCCTGAGAGGAGTGAACGTCTGTTTTACCTGCGGAGAAACTGGGCACTATGCTCCGGCATGCCCAAGGAAGAGATGAGGAGACCAGGGTCGTGGAGGACATCGGGGGCCGCCCCAAAATGCTAGGGCATATGCCCTTAATCAAAACCAAGCAGCGGAAAACCAaggaaacttggcaggtatgattaATGTTTTCGGCGTGCCGATAatagctttgtttgatactggagcgtcCTACTCTTTCATTTCACATGCTACTTGTAAGAGATTAGAACGGACTCCACAATTGGCTGAGACAACTTTAGAGGTTAGCACCCCTGGTGGTGGAATATTGGCTGCTAAGGACATTATCTCAAACTTAGAGCTGAACATAGGTGCTGAAACGTTTAAGGCAGATTTGTATGTCATCGCTATGATAGAATTTGACATGATCCTAGGGATAGACTGGCTTACTCAAGTCGGTGCCACGATACTGTGTAACGAGAAAAAGATCTCTTTCCAATTCGCTGGAAATGAGAAGAcaagttttcatggcataagaATGGGGGGGAATGGTACCAGTGATTTCagcaatgaaggccacaaagaTGATGAGGAAGGGAGAATGTCAGGCTTTCCTAGTCAGTTTGACAGGAGAACATGAAGTAGAGAAAACGATTGAAGAAGTTCGCGTGGTTCGAGAGTTCAAAGATGTCTTTCCTGAAGAATTGCCCGGTTTGCCACCGGACCGACAATTAGAATTCACGATAGATCTAGAACCTGGAGCAACACCAATGTCCaaggcaccatacagaatggctCCGCCGgagttacaagaattgaaagtgcaactacaagaactgttGGATCTAGGTTTCATACGACCTAGCGTatcaccgtggggagcaccagtcctattcgtcaagaagaaagatggttcactaaggatgtgtatcgattatagGGAATTGAATAAGCTCACGacaaagaatagatatcctctttcGAGGATAGACAACCTATTCGatcagttgagaggagccggtgtgttttccaagattgacctaaGGTCTGGTTACCACAAACtcaggatgaaaagagaagacatcccaaagacagcgtttcgaacgcgttatggacattacgagttcaccgtgatgccttttggattaacgaatgccccagccgtTTTCATGGACCTGATGAACAGAGTTTTCCACCAGTATCttgatagttttgtcttagtgttcatTGACGACATTCTCATATACTCTAAGACTGAAGAGCAATACGAGGAATACTTGCGCATCGTACTCGAAACCCTGCGTAATGAGAGACTATTTgtcaaattcagcaagtgcgagttttggttgaaggaAGTGATGTACCTCGGTCACATAGTGTTGACTGaagaatcaaagtagaccccgccaaggtcgaagcagtcaaggaatggaaggcaccatcaaacgTCAATGATATCAGAagtttcctcggtctagcaggttactacagaagattcatcgaaggattctcaaaattggctaggccaatgactcagcttttgagAAAATGGACTAAGTATGTTTGGTCTGAAGCTTgtgaacaaagttttaaggagcTCAGACAAGTctaactactgcaccagtgttagcaataccagaagagaatgaAGGATTCGTGGTGTacactgatgcctcgaaactaggattgggttgcgtgttgatgcaaaatcagaaagtgatagcatacgtgtctcgtcaattgaagccccataAGCTGAACTACtcgactcatgatttagaactagcagccatcgtgcacgcgctgaagatttggagacactacctctatggagttaagtgtgagatctttacagatcataagagtttaaagtacttcttcgagcaaaaggatttgaacatgagacaacgaagatggctcgaattagtaaaggattacgattgcaccatcagttaccatccaggaaaagcaaatgtagtagctgacgtcctaagtcgaaagacgaaggctaagctagggttTTTCATCACCCAGCTGAAGGAATTGATTCGTGACTTTgcctcactcagtttagagatTGTTCATCCTCCGAACACAGTATCGGGTTGTATTGCTGCTTTgacagctaaacctgatttgagagaaagaattgtgcaagcacaaagagaagattggttcttggagaagatgcgtctcgctgcaagaacgaatgaaacgaaaggattcactgaagcacaggataacgcacttatggttggtgaaagattgtgtatACCACACAAAGAATAATTGAAaaacgagattatgagcgaggttcatgatactccttacactgcacatccaggcagcacaaagatgtaccaagatttaaagaaaattttctggtggaaaggaatgaaaagagatgtagcgttgtttgtggagcgatgtctcgcttgtcaacaagtgaaggccaTGCATCAGAGGCGTatggaatgctgcaaccactaccaatccccgagtggaagtgggagcacatcaacATGGACTTCGTAGTGAGCCTACCTAAGTCAGCACGTGGAAACACTGCAatttgggtcatagtggaccgattatcaaagtcagcgcactttctgccaattcaaatgacatttggattggagaaacttgcaaagttatatgtcaaagagatagtacgccttcacggtgtacctgtatctatcacgacAGATCCTGACACCAGATTCACCtcgcgtttctggaaaagttcacaagaagcaatgggcactcagttgaacttcagcacagcgtaccaccctcagactgacgggcagtcagaaagaacgattcagattctagaagatatgttgcgaacgattgtcgcagacaaaggtggaagttgggaggatttgttaccttttgtagaatttgcttataacaacagttatcaagcaacaattggaatggctccatatcaggctttgtatggccgaaaatatcgatcaccactttactgggatgaagtgggtgaaagaaagttgttaggtcctgaattggtcaacagatggttgagaaggtcgaccacatcaagcaaagaatcaaagaagctcaagatagatAAAAGTCTCAcaccgataaacgccgatcggagttagaattcaatgttggaaatcgagttttcctcaaagtttctccctccaagggagttatacgtttcagaaagaggggcaagttacgaccccgttatataggaccttttgagatcctagataagataggccatgtagcctataggttggctttgccgcCTAGCattggagacgtgcacaatgtgtttcatgtctctcagttaagaaagtatgtgtttgatccaaagcatgtgattaagcacgaTGAAGTGGTCCTAGCTCAGGACTTAAGATATGAAGAAAAACCaatccagatacttgatcgcaaggttcaagttttacggaacaataatattgttctcgttaaagtgaagtggaaccatcacgggatggaagaggccacatgggagcttgaagattcaatgaaagtcaagtatccccATCTAGATTACCAAGGTATGTAATTttggggacgaaatttttttaaatgagggagggatgtaataccccgtttcctcgagctaagtttagaataatattgaacttagatttaagatgattcacgctggattgagaaaaagaatttattttaattccaacaaaaatgatttacaaaagcatttgtaaatttagttattaaatttatatgcattgcatatttatttaattaagcattcaagcatttatacgagctatttatttagcaaAGCCTGACGAATATTACAGTCCTGATATTTTTAACCCTTAGATATTTCTCCTGATATTTTCGCTCACCCCACACCAGCCGCCTCACTATGTCCTCTCTCCTCAAATATATCTCCTCCGCAAGTTCACCCAATTCATTCTCTCTCAATTCACTCACTTCATCTCTCTCGTTCCAACACCCAGACTGAGCTTCAAGAACAACAGCCCAGCAAATTCAAGCAGCCGACCATCAGAATTTGAGTAAACCTCTAAAGGTTCCTCCTTTAACTCCCCTATTACTTCACTTCACATTTCGATTAAGAATCCCAATTCATGTCATGTATCTGTGTATGTGTATATATTTTAGCTGCATAacttttaaaagaaaagaaaaaggtagAGTCTTGAATTGTGTTGCTTTAAAGTTGTGCCTTGTGCGTGTATATTTTGTGGAGTTTTGGCTGTGTGGGTCAGTCGAGAATGGATGAGAGTTGAGGGCGGCGGCCGTGGATCCAGTGCGGTCGTCGAATTTAAGGGAGAGGGCTGGTGTTGAATGGTGTGGCTGAATTGAGGATCTAGGGCTCGGCGGAGGCGTGGCCTGTAGGTTGCGTTTCCGTCAGATCTGGAGGAAAGGAGTGTGAGGGTAGCGGCAGTGGCTTGCTGCGATCGCCGGAAAAATAGAGGGAGGTGACGGcgcttcgccgttgccaaggagaTGATCGGCGTGAGGTACCAGagctgagaaagagagagacgaCGGGTGTTCAAAAGTTGGGAGATGAGAGCAGAGTAGAAAGAGTagatggcagagcagagctgaagagcagagcGAGAGGGGAAGAGCAGAGTAGAGAGGGGAAGAACAGAGTAGAGAGGGGCAGAGCAGAGTTAgattgcagagcagagctagattgcagagcagagctagatttGCAGAGCAAAGCTAAAGAATAGAGCTGGGATACCAGAGCTGGAGAGTAGAGCATAGTAGAACAGAGCAGAGAAAGAGGGGAGAGGCGGCGATCTCGCTGTGGGCTGCCTTTTTATTATTTGGGCTTGTGCATATTTTTAAGTAAACACTTAtatgcttaagtatgaaatgagtcatgcattgcatcatgatttaattggttatttataattccaattacaaaagaaagtcgagtaagagtattgttggtgttcttaactcaagagaattattttcaattatttatccattaaattttgaaaacccggctaagtgaatcatagaatgttaagcactttaccgtgacttgagtttagatttaagatacctattaagaatagatttcttgtaggccttgaaaatcaggaggattagcactgcttttccgattcagagataaggttaaacgacaggctttacctaaacaggtgggcttattttccaaatgtatgattgagctaatgagcttaaatgttcgtgaaatataaactgtttatccaataaaatgtttatgtgcactctgctctgtttaaggctcgccacaacgaatcaattgaggttctcttatagcctaacacgttatttgagaattgtgtacaccgttagctgactcggtgggttgatctccatcgggctctaactaagaggcgttataagggtgcttgctggatgtgttccgaagtaTGTAATGTAAAGGCCTGCCTAGGTAGCATCCCGACGTCAAAagaaacttgtctgggttacgccctcagttcaagtaaatgggataaatggatccgtcggtggctaaaaggtccgggatcatagcgagtaacaaaaatgagtgtgacaactgcgcgcaaattaagtatatatatataatgaaatgttttaacatgcttagaagttctttcactttaaaaccttctaagtcatgtcaagtatgattggataaactgctcttcagattatgaaatgtttcaaaagttgcagcccactaagtacattagtacttagcccaaatattttcaaatgtttttcaggttaatggctggtgctgacgggacgagctgaggctagggttcaactccgtgttttgacttccgctgtagaactagccagtatatGTCTTTTGTTTCATttacttaagacctttatgctACGACTCTAAACGACATTTGTGTTGAGTCAAGACtattaatttacaagtatttctttctatgttggttatctgaagtatgaaactaaacttgtgatcctgaagttattatgtttgttgattgattcgtatcacttgaacACCTGTCTTTCTttatccaaaggggctaagctcGATTGTTATCcat is a window encoding:
- the LOC130998252 gene encoding uncharacterized protein LOC130998252, which translates into the protein MEDAPRGRGRGRGRGRGRGRGFIPEQPIPQVAPNRIAEEKFRKEKPPMFDGLGDPTDAEKWVRAVERIFRYIRCEDEDKIPCAAYQLVDEANFWWESVRLTMTEEQWENFSWEDFKNELYEKYIPGCYRQKKQNEFWNLKQRAGTVTEYDRAFNQLSRYAPLLVDTDEKRTEKFRNELRHEISISLASQGGLTYA